A window of the Besnoitia besnoiti strain Bb-Ger1 chromosome VI, whole genome shotgun sequence genome harbors these coding sequences:
- a CDS encoding glycosyltransferase family 28 C-terminal domain-containing protein (encoded by transcript BESB_064870): MTDFSLIEAKRVASPDSRLSSHLDCCSLHSSPCPPQSTTASVTPPLSNISSSSSHPSSASSSSSSLPVSPPASSVSVPSAQFTPDRVLVTVGTTRFDELIAAVLEPRFLLLLLSFGCQQLVLQIGRGERPSFPGIPSSVPFRLSSQSPSLTPRSSAPSTLPDAASLSRRGAARGGERGGDKHVAAELRCCREADALPSCFCSGSCVMEGLTACISADNDSGSFRISQSCLLSLLQQESDLHHPAGRGTGLSAPSSGILPPALGAAPRTLSVSYFRFRPCLDAELEAASLVISHCGAGTVFQALRRGKRLVAVVNASLMNNHQLELGCELARRSHCLLVASLSSEHQRSPGLQAAPAHSLALPSGFAWLWGWVRCAGEEKRDRHHKKEGEQRCELQTAVYKICGATWACAPAEGAASPSREETEKRAREGETAQESGGGAFSGLAALLQPIRSEGGRNGEAEERRGGREEQNEQRRQRACSSSATADREGTDEARQEPGDSQKPLRLVPLPPADLRGFYAAVEAVAGLHPLYGDRRDR, from the coding sequence ATGACGGACTTCTCTCTGATTGAGGCTAAGCGAGTCGCGTCGCCGGACTCTCGTCTGTCCTCCCATCTGGATTGCTGCTCCCTGCATTCTTCTCCGTGCCCCCCGCAGTCCACCACCGCCAGCGTGACCCCCCCTCTCTCGAATATCTCGTCTTCGTCATCTCATCCATCTTCCGCgtcatcttcttcgtcttctctgccggTCTCCCCTCcggcctcctctgtctccgtccCCTCGGCGCAATTCACCCCCGATCGAGTCCTCGTAACAGTAGGCACGACACGTTTTGACGAGCTGATCGCCGCGGTTCTAGagcctcgttttctccttctccttctttcttTTGGCTGCCAGCAGCTGGTGCTTCAAATCGGCAGAGGAGAACGGCCTTCGTTCCCTGGCATCCCTTCCTCTGTACCGTTCCGGCTATCTTCGCAGTCGCCCTCTCTCACCCCTcgttcgtctgcgccgtcgacgcTCCCTGACGCCGCTTCTCTgagtcgcagaggcgccgcgagggggggcgaacgaggcggagacaagcACGTGGCTGCAGAGCTCAGGTGTTGtcgcgaggcggacgcgttGCCCTCTTGTTTTTGCTCGGGCTCTTGTGTGATGGAAGGGCTCACGGCGTGTATTTCAGCGGACAACGACTCTGGCAGCTTTCGAATTTCTCAATCGTGCCTGCTTTCCCTTCTTCAGCAAGAGAGCGATCTCCACCACCCTGCCGGCCGTGGTACGGGGCTCTCCGCTCCTTCTTCGGGCATTCTTCCGCCTGCGCTCGGCGCTGCTCCCCGCACTCTCTCGGTCTCGTACTTTCGTTTTCGGCCGTGTCTAGACGCCGAGCTGGAGGCGGCATCGCTCGTCATCTCGCACTGCGGCGCGGGGACGGTTttccaggcgctgcgccgcgggaaGAGACTCGTCGCAGTCGTCAACGCCTCGCTGATGAACAATCACCAGCTGGAACTTGGGTGCGAGCTTGCCAGGCGATCGCACTGCCTGCTGGTTGCCTCTCTGTCGTCGGAGCATCAGCGTTCCCCAGGGTTGCaagctgcgccggcgcactCTCTCGCCCTGCCCAGCGGCTTTGCCTGGCTGTGGGGCTGGGTCCGGTGtgcgggagaagaaaagcgagATCGGCACCACAAGAAAGAAGGCGAACAGCGCTgcgagctgcagacggcCGTCTACAAGATCTGCGGGGCTACGTGGGCttgcgcgcccgccgagggcgcagcgtcgccctcgagagaagagacggagaagagggcgCGTGAAGGAGAGACAGCCCAGGAGtccggggggggggccttCAGCGGCCTGGCGGCTTTGCTTCAGCCGATAAGaagcgagggagggagaaacggagaggcagaagagcgccggggaggcagagaagagcaaaacgagcagcgccgacagcgcgCCTGCTCCAGCTCAGCGACGGCAGACCGGGAAGGGACAGACGAGGCGCGTCAAGAACCGGGGGACTCACAGAAGCCACTGCGTCTCGTTCCGCTTCCCCCAGCGGATTTGCGCGGCTTCTACGCCGCAGTcgaggccgtcgcgggcTTGCATCCCCTGTACGGAGACCGGCGGGATCGGTAG
- a CDS encoding hypothetical protein (encoded by transcript BESB_064880), which produces MRVAPLLTLRSCSPDAAQGAAIGAATFLSASRLALGDTEGGISVFDLDSRRPCCFLPSSQGKHEPRDAHAEPVSSSSSWSRSPVLLLEALGRRGVGRSAPSLDLRSSGQRGSDRRGEDEGEAAEGNSESSGSFAEAERLLCQHRSSLVALWDMETLQKVQSFRTGSFSFCRLAVLNDPRSGSQEEPKMAAETLDRDREVGRHKSEKGPEGPAGPPSRSAASMPVVSSALSSAFASSLSPAVPAPTSPLASASPCLPLLACPTAEAEAIGIFDLRTRREAGDVAHPVVALRSPFGSSAAATSFSAPPCGMVQCIAQAKKLSASLSLVAAYEMPFVALWDLRQPRAPVSSVPLSAPSSSPPSALTIHRNQCWVGCFAGQISVLKIQKSGSLTAYKSFDLFADWGGRAASPFFLPSADAKETVPPPCRLPHPDGDLSRSRLLLSAAFRPDGALVAVGASDGGVRLFETKNTRCLGALEAAAGPASHGDTAGTASVLTWCPRTGVLASGGGAGGRIALWGLYAETFRPVQ; this is translated from the coding sequence ATGAGAGTCGCTCCCCTTCTcacgctgcgcagctgcagtcCGGACGCAGCTCAGGGGGCTGCCATCGGAGCGGCGACTTTCCTATCCGCTTCGCGCCTGGCTCTCGGCGATACAGAAGGAGGCATTTCTGTCTTTGACCTCGACTCCAGGCGTCCCTGCTGCTTCCTTCCGTCTTCGCAGGGGAAACATGAGCCGCgtgacgcgcatgcagagcctGTGTCTTCATCCTCATCGTGGTCGCGTTCCCCTGTCTTGCTGCTGGAGGCCCTCGGGAGGCGGGGGGTCGGGCGGTCGGCGCCCTCCCTCGACTTGCGCTCATCAGGCCAACGGGGGAGCGACAGACGTGGAGAGGatgaaggcgaggcagctgAGGGAAACTCGGAATCCTCCGGCAGCTTCGCGGAGGCTGAAAGGCTGCTCTGCCAGCACCGGTCGTCTCTTGTGGCGCTGTGGGACATGGAAACCCTCCAAAAGGTGCAGAGCTTTCGCACTGGCTCCTTCTCCTTTTGTCGTCTAGCGGTCCTCAATGACCCCCGCAGTGGCAGTCAGGAGGAGCCCAAaatggcggcggagacgctggaccgcgaccgcgaggtAGGGCGCCACAAGAGTGAAAAAGGCCCTGAGGGCCCTGCAGGCCCCCCatcccgcagcgccgcttccATGCCAGTTGTCAGCTCCGCGCTGTCATCCGCGTTTGCATCTTCCCTCTCCCCCGCTGTGCCTGCGCCAAcgtcgccgctcgcttctgcgtcgccgtgtctgcctctcctggCGTGTCCTACggcagaggctgaggcgatAGGCATATTTGACCTCCGCACACGAAGGGAGGCTGGGGATGTTGCGCATCCTGTCGTTGCTCTTCGGTCTCCATTTGGctcttctgcagccgcgacgtCTTTCTCTGCCCCGCCTTGCGGCATGGTTCAGTGTATCGCACAAGCCAAGAAGCTGagtgcgtcgctctctcttgtCGCAGCCTACGAGATGCCCTTTGTGGCACTCTGGGACCTCCGCCAGCCTCGAGCGCCCGTCTCGTCGGTGCCTCtgtccgcgccctcgtcttcgcctccttccgcgctGACCATACACCGGAATCAGTGTTGGGTCGGGTGCTTCGCCGGGCAGATCTCCGTGCTGAAGATCCAGAAGTCCGGTTCTCTCACGGCGTATAAGTCTTTCGACCTTTTTGCTGATTGGGGAGGCAGAGCGGCGTCCCCCTTTTTCTTGCCGTCTGCTGACGCGAAAGAGACCGTGCCCCCCCCGTGTCGCCTGCCTCATCCGGATGGAGATTTGTCGCGCTCCCGGCTGCTTCTGTCCGCCGCGTTCCGCCCCGATGGCGCGCTCGTGGCGgtcggcgccagcgacggcggtgTGCGCCTTTTTGAGACGAAAAACACGCGGTGTCTGGGGGCgttggaggccgcggcggggccgGCGAGCCACGGAGACACGGCGGGCACGGCCAGTGTGCTGACGTGGTGTCCACGAACTGGCGTCCTCGCTTCGGGCGGGGGTGCTGGGGGTCGGATCGCCTTGTGGGGCCTCTACGCGGAGACGTTCCGTCCCGTCCAGTGA
- a CDS encoding hypothetical protein (encoded by transcript BESB_064890), with translation MVDVLRFRDVAPSTASAAMVWKRRRRYRYSSGSTVSEPEPNLLWGACLFCVPARSVACDAESLEGAMLTIPAMLKTAEQFRLASAGPPQLAPHQGDPSSPLSLENVFGRFDDDIVGEMCAVDQMLTSNYGESAHHSAPSLPLCIHGSSPAGGTPFCRLHPEDVDSSGGAVKLDPAGVVEDEGRPARQNPNRSVPGVVHQGVRSMPSRCWRDCGGSSVLDGSPDELHMHDENTSSEPKALDDTRRSWHNSLFASRGNSSPSHKTLHAKVHGRIFNDLLVPSGMDIAEPASRKKAEAGDGVQSGIFHACGSCGGAKPLTLEHFNEPTIGNILSWYRTASHAVDNGSVRICFCPGQSQNGGQGGQLTRPALVAWQRSLLRELSCRSEIDVLRPMKSTFFHEALAEGKKDARDLSRTTTVESTEDDEAETHSSPIALQCSLKLPVCGHAVDEQAFRSCAAEAMREEGNMVYSSGAQWRVACPACGCRQFVGASLLSRLYMR, from the exons ATGGTCGACGTCCTGCGATTCAGGGATGTGGCGCCGAGCACGGCGAGTGCTGCCATGGTGTGGAAACGCCGTCGCAGATACCGGTACAGCAGTGGCAGTACTGTGAGCGAGCCGGAACCGAATCTGCTCTGGGGTGCCTGTTTGTTTTGCGTGCCAGCCCGATCAGTGGCTTGCGACGCTGAGAGCCTCGAAGGAGCCATGTTGACAATTCCTGCCATGCTGAAAACGGCCGAACAGTTCAGGCTAGCCTCGGCTGGTCCCCCTCAGCTTGCTCCTCACCAGGGAGATCCGTCTTCCCCGTTGTCTCTGGAAAATGTATTTGGCCGTTTCGACGATGATATTGTCGGGGAAATGTGCGCTGTCGACCAAATGCTGACGTCGAACTATGGCGAGTCGGCCCACCACTCCGCTCCGTCGCTACCGTTGTGCATTCATGGCAGTTCGCCTGCAGGTGGTACTCCATTCTGTAGACTGCATCCAGAGGATGTAGACTCTTCTGGTGGTGCGGTAAAACTTGATCCAGCTGGTGTTGTGGAAGACGAAGGGCGCCCTGCCAGACAGAATCCGAACCGCTCAGTCCCCGGTGTAGTTCATCAGGGGGTGCGCTCGATGCCCTCTCGATGCTGGCGGGATTGTGGCGGATCTTCTGTACTGGACGGGTCCCCGGATGAGCTCCACATGCACGATGAAAACACCTCTAGTGAACCGAAAGCTCTGGACGACACCAGACGCTCCTGGCACAACTCCTTGTTTGCCAGTCGGGGCAATTCATCGCCCAGCCACAAGACACTCCACGCAAAGGTTCATGGTAGAATATTTAACGACCTGCTGGTCCCCAGCGGAATGGACATCGCTGAGCCAGCCTCCCGAAAAAAGGCTGAAGCAGGCGACGGTGTTCAAAGCGGTATCTTTCACGCGTGTGGCTCATGCGGTGGAGCGAAGCCGTTGACGCTCGAA CATTTCAATGAGCCTACGATCGGCAACATTCTTTCGTGGTATCGGACCGCCTCCCACGCAGTTGACAACGGCAGCGTCCGCATATGCTTCTGCCCCGGGCAATCACAGAATGGAGGTCAGGGAGGCCAGTTGACTCGCCCTGCGCTCGTCGCATGGCAACGGAGTCTTCTCCGCGAGCTTTCTTGCCGTAGCGAAATCGACGTGCTTCGCCCGATGAAGAGCACATTCTTTCATGAGGCCCTTGCGGAAGGCaagaaagacgcgcgcgacctcAGTCGAACCACCACGGTGGAATCAactgaagacgacgaagccgAGACGCACAGCTCCCCCATCGCTCTGCAGTGCTCCTTGAAACTTCCTGTCTGCGGTCACGCCGTCGACGAGCAGGCATTCCGCtcctgcgcagcagaggcaaTGAGAGAAGAGGGGAATATGGTATACAGCAGTGGCGCACAGTGGCGCGTGGCGTGTCCTGCGTGCGGATGCAGACAGTTTGTGGGGGCATCGCTCCTGAGCAGACTGTATATGAGGTGA